A segment of the Flavobacterium azooxidireducens genome:
AAGTTATATCTCAAGTAGATGGAAATGATAACGATATTATTGACTCGCAGATATTAAACGAAGTTTATGAAGGTAGAGTTGATATTTTAATTTCTGAAGATAAAAAAATTCACACTAAAGCAAATTTACTTGGGATAGGTAATCGGGTTTTTAAAATTCAAAGTTTTTTAGAAAAAGTAATTTCGGAAAACCCTGATTTAGTTAATTACAAAGTTCTTGCTGTTAAAAAAGTTGATTTTGCTGAAGTAAATATTAAAGACGAGTTTTTTGATAGTTTCAGATTAGATTATGGAGAATTCGACAGTTGGTTTAACGGTAAATCCGAAGAGCCCTGTTATGTATGTTATAGCGATGGAAATTTGACAGCTTTTCTTTTTGTCAAAATTGAAAACGAAAATGAAAACTACTCTAATATAAATCCTGTTTTTCAACCAAAAAAAAGATTGAAAATAGGAACTTTAAAGGTTACTGGAAATGGATATAAAATTGGAGAAAGGTTTTTAAAAACAATTTTTGATAATGCAATCCAATTTAAAGTCAAAAAAATATATGTTACACTTTTTACGAAAAGACCTGAACAAGAGCAGTTAGTAGAAATGTTAGAAGAATGGGGATTTATTTATTATGGATTAAAAACAACAAAAAACGGAGAAGAAAAAGTTTATATTAGACCTTTTAGTAGAGAAACCCCCGTTAATTTAGAGAATCCAAAACTTACATTTCCCTTTTTATCAAGAAAAACAGACAAATATATTATTAAAATTGAGCCTCAATATCATACTGAGCTTTTTCCAGATAGTATAAATACTAGAGAAGATATTCAGAAATATACTGAAAATGAGCCGCATAGAAATAGAATTGGTAAAGTATATATATCGCATTCTCAAGATAGAAATTTAAAATCTGGGGATCTTTTGATAATTTATCGAATGGGTGAAACATCACCAAAAAAATATTCAAGTACTGTTACAACAATTTGTATTGTAGAAAATGTACAAAATAACTTTAGCTCCTTTGAAGATTTTTTTAATGCTTGTAAAAGAAGAACTATGATTTCAAAAGAAGATTTAAAAACAAATTGGTGGGATAAAAATCCAAAGAACAGACCATTTGTTGTAAATTTTTTATATGCTCATTCGTTACCAACACCAAAACCCACTCTTGATGATTTAAATAGATTAGGGATAATTCCAGATATATTAAATATGCCGAGAGGATTTATTAAAATAACGAATGAACAGTTTAATGTTTTGATTAAATTTGCCTATAAATTATAAAATATGAAAGTAGTACTATCAATAAAGCCCCAATTTGCAAATAAGATTTTTGATGGGACAAAGAAATTTGAATTCAGAAAAGCTATTTTCAAAAACCAAAATGTTACTTCGGTTTTAGTTTATGCTTCTTCACCTGTGCAAAAAGTAATTGGAGAATTTGAAATTGGAGAAATTTTCAATTTTGACTTAAAAACTCTTTGGGATAAAACTAAAGAACACTCAGGTATAACAGAAGATTACTTTTATGAATATTTTGCTGACAGAAAAAATGGTTTTGCAATTCAGATTAAGAATAAAAAAAGATTTGAAAACCCAAAATGTTTAAAGGCAGATTATAATTTAACTCCTCCTCAATCATTTTCTTACTGGAATTCAAAAGAATAAACTTTCCTGAAACTCAATACAGTCTATCCACTAGCCCCGATTGTAGTGGAAATCTTTTTGTTGGCGAGCTTTGCTCGTGAACAAAAAATTGGAACGGAAAGCGGGAAAATGGTTGGCTGAAAATGCCCGAGCCATTCGCTCACAAATTTTGTTATCGCTTGTTTTGCTTCTATTAATTTTTAAATTAATCTAACTTGTCCGTTAATTTTTTAAAAACACTTTTCGGGTCTTTACTTTCGTATAAAATCTGATAAACCGCATCAATAATTGGGGTTTTGGCTCCGTAATCTTGATTTAATTTATAAGCACTTTTTACGGCATAATAGCCTTCGGCAACCATGCTCATTTCCATCATCGCACTTTTCACGGTGTAGCCTTTTCCAATCATGTTTCCGAACATTCTGTTTCGAGAAAAAACGGAATAACCGGTTACCAATAAATCGCCCAAATAGGCAGAATCATTGATATTTCGTTTCATTTTGTGCACTTTACGGATGAATTTCTTCATTTCGCGAATGGCATTACTCATCAACAAGGCTTGAAAATTATCGCCGTAACCTAAACCGTGAGCCATTCCGGCAGCAATAGCATAAATGTTTTTCAACATGGCAGCATATTCGGTTCCGATAATGTCATCGGAAATTTTGGTTTTGATGTAATTGCTGTTTAAATTTTTGGCCACAATTTTTGCTTTTGAAGCATCAGCACAGGCAATTGTTAAGTAGGAAAGACGTTCTAACGCTACTTCTTCTGCGTGACACGGACCGGTGATTACACCAATGTTTTCATACGGAATGTTGTATTGTTTGTGAAAATGTTCGCCTACAATCAAAAATGTTTCAGGAACAATTCCTTTGATGGCAGAAAAAATCACTTTATCGTTTAAGGATTCTGTCAATTTTTCCAATTCGGTATTTAAAAAAGCAGATGGAATGGCAAAAATTAAAATATCGGCATAACTAACCGCTTCGTTTATATCGGTAGTTAGGTGTAATTTTTTGGTGTCAAATTCAACGGAACTCAAGTAATTTGGGTTGTGTTTTTCGGTTTTAATATGGTCGATTGCGTTTTGATTCCGCATGTACCAACAAATTTCAGCTTGGTTAACGCACAACATTTTTGCTATCGCAGTTGCCCAGCTTCCGCCACCAATCACTGCAAATTTTGGAGAATTGTTCATTTTATAAGTTTAGTTTGCAAAGGTAAATTTAACCTAAATTTTTAAATTCATAGTTCAAAACGGTAATCAATTTGTTGGATGAAACTGTTTTTCCGACAGAAGGTTGATTTTCATTAAATTGAGGAGGAACTAAATTCAACTCCAATGCTTTTTCTGTATAATACTTTTTCCGATTGGGATGAAACGGAGCAACGGCATTAAAAACAGTATTCCAAACCTCTTTTTCAATGATTTTTTGGATGATTTCGATGCAATCAAGTTGATGAATTAAGTTGATGGGAGCTTCCGGATTTTCGATATTATTTCTTCCTGATAAAAATTTTATAGGATGACG
Coding sequences within it:
- a CDS encoding PIN domain-containing protein produces the protein MMKILLDTNIIIHREANKIYKPEIGQLFKWIDNLKYSKYIHPLTVKELEKYKDKNALDTMSIKIESYNLLKHQAPFSEKMLEVISQVDGNDNDIIDSQILNEVYEGRVDILISEDKKIHTKANLLGIGNRVFKIQSFLEKVISENPDLVNYKVLAVKKVDFAEVNIKDEFFDSFRLDYGEFDSWFNGKSEEPCYVCYSDGNLTAFLFVKIENENENYSNINPVFQPKKRLKIGTLKVTGNGYKIGERFLKTIFDNAIQFKVKKIYVTLFTKRPEQEQLVEMLEEWGFIYYGLKTTKNGEEKVYIRPFSRETPVNLENPKLTFPFLSRKTDKYIIKIEPQYHTELFPDSINTREDIQKYTENEPHRNRIGKVYISHSQDRNLKSGDLLIIYRMGETSPKKYSSTVTTICIVENVQNNFSSFEDFFNACKRRTMISKEDLKTNWWDKNPKNRPFVVNFLYAHSLPTPKPTLDDLNRLGIIPDILNMPRGFIKITNEQFNVLIKFAYKL
- a CDS encoding NAD(P)H-dependent glycerol-3-phosphate dehydrogenase; translation: MNNSPKFAVIGGGSWATAIAKMLCVNQAEICWYMRNQNAIDHIKTEKHNPNYLSSVEFDTKKLHLTTDINEAVSYADILIFAIPSAFLNTELEKLTESLNDKVIFSAIKGIVPETFLIVGEHFHKQYNIPYENIGVITGPCHAEEVALERLSYLTIACADASKAKIVAKNLNSNYIKTKISDDIIGTEYAAMLKNIYAIAAGMAHGLGYGDNFQALLMSNAIREMKKFIRKVHKMKRNINDSAYLGDLLVTGYSVFSRNRMFGNMIGKGYTVKSAMMEMSMVAEGYYAVKSAYKLNQDYGAKTPIIDAVYQILYESKDPKSVFKKLTDKLD